A window from Primulina eburnea isolate SZY01 chromosome 2, ASM2296580v1, whole genome shotgun sequence encodes these proteins:
- the LOC140823279 gene encoding casein kinase 1-like protein 10 isoform X3 yields the protein MDHVVGGKFKLGRKIGSGSFGELYLGVNIQTGEEVGIKLESVKTKHPQLHYESKIYTLLQGGTGIPNLKWFGIEAEYNVMVIDLLGPSLEDLFNYCNRKLSLKTVLMLADQLINRVEYMHSKGFLHRDIKPDNFLMGLGRKANQVYVIDYGLAKKYRDLQTHKHIPYRENKNLTGTARYASVNTHLGVEQSRRDDLESLGYILMYFLRGSLPWQGLKAGTKKQKYDKISEKKMLTPIEMLCKSYPSEFISYFHYCRSLRFEDKPDYSYLKRLFRDLFIREGYQFDYVFDWTILKYPQIGASSRSRNPTGNAVAGTSGERPGRTSGRKLQSIWSNYLCGFKC from the exons ATGGATCATGTTGTGGGTGGAAAGTTTAAGCTTGGGAGGAAAATTGGGAGTGGTTCATTTGGTGAACTGTACTTAg GGGTGAACATACAAACTGGAGAAGAAGTAGGCATCAAGTTG GAATCTGTGAAGACCAAGCACCCTCAACTTCATTATGAGTCAAAAATTTATACGCTTCTACAAGGAGGAA CCGGTATTCCTAACCTGAAATGGTTTGGGATTGAAGCTGAATATAATGTCATGGTCATAGACCTTCTAGGACCAAGCCTGGAAGATCTATTCAACTATTGTAACAGGAAGTTGTCCTTGAAAACTGTTTTAATGCTTGCGGATCAATTG ATCAACAGAGTTGAATATATGCATTCTAAAGGATTTCTTCATCGTGATATAAAGCCTGACAACTTTTTGATGGGATTGGGGCGCAAAGCAAATCAG GTTTATGTCATTGATTATGGTCTTGCCAAAAAATATAGGGATCTCCAGACTCATAAGCACATACCATACAG GGAAAATAAGAATCTCACAGGCACCGCTCGCTACGCTAGTGTCAATACACACCTTGGTGTTG AACAAAGCAGAAGAGACGATTTGGAATCTCTTGGTTATATACTAATGTATTTTCTGAGAGGAAG CCTTCCCTGGCAGGGACTTAAAGCCGGCaccaaaaaacaaaaatatgatAAGATTAGTGAGAAAAAGATGTTAACTCCTATAGAG ATGTTGTGCAAATCATATCCATCAGAATTCATATCATATTTTCACTACTGCCGTTCTTTAAGATTTGAGGACAAGCCCGATTATTCTTATTTGAAGAGGCTTTTTAGGGACTTGTTTATTCGTGAAG GTTACCAATTTGATTATGTGTTTGATTGGACCATATTGAAGTATCCCCAGATTGGAGCCAGTTCCAGATCAAGA AATCCCACTGGCAATGCAGTGGCTGGAACTTCTGGTGAAAGACCAGGAAGAACATCTG
- the LOC140823282 gene encoding protein CHROMATIN REMODELING 8, with amino-acid sequence MEAEEQEDRVLLSTLGVTSANPEDIERAILEKARKDVTDGNEAGGNREVEAHVGSKNDKGFSANIKKLRAVELEIGAVTSAVEQFKNSKRKEDPSFDGDIRKKHRNLESDEVYQASPDSLTLQHALAADRLESLIKTRAQLQNDVSVFSKDNLHSKLIRDLVKDDSESKQLLKEVVETSKDKNKRLESVPFVEDDDFETVLTTATSGFVETERDESIRKGLLTPFHKLKGFERRIQEPGSSNRQRANENMEENNVLASSSIARAVRSMSEAAQARPTSILVDPEMLPRLDAPSHPFQRLRKPLKVPRPLEIGTKKDKDTKKKRRPQPGKKWKKMTSRDDKILQEDTEISSNEEPKFVNEEVDDEGPSFVTLEGGLKIPETIFSELFDYQKIGVQWLWELHCQKVGGIIGDEMGLGKTVQVLSFLGSLHFSGLYKPSIVICPVTLLQQWKREARRWYAGFHIELLHDSAKKKSSIKKPIKSYDSDYDSEVSEDIEREEKAYSKSTKKWDSLINRVLRSESGLLITTYEQLRLLGDKLLDIEWGYAVLDEGHRIRNPNAEVTLVCKQLQTVHRIIMTGAPIQNKLSELWSLFDFVFPGKLGVLPVFEAEFAVPISVGGYANATPLQVSTAYRCAVVLRDLVMPYLLRRMKADVDAQLPKKTEHVLFCSLTPEQRSIYRAFLASSEVEEIFDGSRNSLYGIDVMRKICNHPDLLEREHCHTNPDYGNPKRSAKMKVVAQVLKLWKEQGHRVLLFAQTQQILDILENFLAADGYNYRRMDGLTPVQQRMTLIDEFNNSDDVFIFILTTKVGGLGTNLTGANRVIIFDPDWNPSTDMQARERAWRIGQKKDVTVYRLITRGTIEEKVYHRQIYKHFLTNKILQNPQQRRFFKSRDMKDLFTLNDDEERDSTETSTIFSQVAEEINAIGAENQKLDKSKLIELKSNTDCSPVDRGHNSASDGMGEGSGDHNRRKTDDETSILMSLFDAHGIHSAVNHDAIMNAHDEEKIKLEAHAAQVARRASEALRQSRILRSLDSITVPTWTGKSGSAGAPLSSKGKFGSTVNSRLVSASKATEEASNTESSRLNGFVAGALSGKALSSVELLEKIKGNREQAINDGIKHQIRLASSTTRREQSSSNGTSRSSNSLIVQPEVLIRQICTFIQQKGGRIDSASIVDQFKLRIPSKDLPLFKNLLKEIAILEKNPNGSNWVLKPEYQDQ; translated from the exons ATGGAAGCAGAAGAACAAGAAGATAGGGTCTTGCTGAGCACTTTAGGTGTTACATCTGCAAATCCTGAAGATATTGAACGGGCCATTTTGGAAAAG GCAAGAAAAGACGTGACAGATGGTAATGAAGCTGGAGGGAATAGAGAGGTGGAAGCTCATGTTGGATCAAAGAATGACAAAGGATTTTCTGCTAATATAAAAAAACTGAGGGCTGTTGAACTTGAAATAGGTGCCGTCACATCTGCTGTGGAGCAGTTTAAGAATTCTAAAAGAAAAGAGGATCCATCTTTTGATGGGGATATTAGAAAAAAGCATAGGAACTTAGAGTCTGATGAAGTATACCAGGCATCCCCAGATAGTTTGACGCTGCAGCATGCTCTTGCTGCTGACCGACTAGAAAGCTTGATAAAAACTAGGGCTCAGCTTCAGAACGATGTTTCAGTTTTTTCAAAGGATAACCTGCACTCCAAGCTGATAAGAGATCTCGTCAAGGATGATTCTGAATCAAAGCAACTGTTGAAAGAAGTTGTCGAAACAAGTAAGGATAAGAACAAAAGACTTGAATCTGTTCCATTTGTTGAAGATGATGATTTTGAAACTGTCTTGACCACAGCAACTTCTGGATTTGTGGAAACT GAAAGAGACGAGTCAATTCGTAAGGGACTTTTGACACCCTTTCACAAGCTCAAAGGATTTGAACGTCGCATCCAAGAGCCAGGGTCATCCAACAGACAGAGAGCAAATGAGAATATGGAAGAAAATAATGTTCTTGCTTCATCCAGCATAGCTAGAGCGGTTCGGTCAATGTCAGAGGCTGCACAAGCTCGCCCCACATCAATTTTAGTTGATCCTGAAATGCTACCAAGACTTGATGCACCAAGCCATCCTTTTCAAAGACTGAGAAAGCCCTTGAAGGTCCCTCGGCCTTTAGAGATCGGAACTAAAAAGGATAAGGACACAAAAAAGAAGAGAAGGCCTCAACCAGGGAAGAAATGGAAGAAGATGACCTCTCGTGATGACAAAATCTTACAAGAAG atacTGAAATCTCAAGCAATGAAGAACCTAAATTTGTTAATGAAGAAGTGGATGATGAAGGGCCTTCATTTGTGACACTTGAGGGGGGCTTAAAGATCCCAGAAACAATTTTTAGTGAACTATTCGACTATCAGAAGATTGGTGTACAATGGTTATGGGAACTTCACTGTCAAAAAGTCGGTGGCATTATCGGGGATGAGATGGGTCTTGGCAAAACTGTACAGGTTTTATCTTTTCTGGGATCGTTGCATTTCAGTGGGTTATACAAACCAAGCATTGTTATCTGTCCAGTCACACTCTTGCAGCAATGGAAGAGAGAAGCTAGGAGATGGTATGCAGGCTTTCACATTGAGTTGTTGCATGATTCAGCTAAGAAAAAGTCTAGTATTAAAAAGCCAATCAAATCGTATGATAGTGATTATGACAGTGAAGTTTCGGAGGACATTGAGAGGGAAGAAAAAGCATATTCAAAAAGTACCAAAAAATGGGATTCTTTGATAAATCGTGTCTTGAGATCAGAATCTGGCTTACTGATAACCACTTATGAGCAACTTCGTCTTCTAGGTGACAAGTTGCTTGATATTGAATGGGGATATGCAGTTCTCGACGAAGGACATCGGATTCGGAATCCAAATGCAGAAGTAACTCTTGTTTGCAAACAATTGCAGACTGTTCATCGTATAATAATGACAGGCGCGCCAATTCAGAACAAACTGTCTGAATTGTGGTCATTGTTTGATTTTGTCTTCCCTGGAAAGCTGGGTGTCCTGCCCGTGTTTGAGGCTGAATTCGCAGTTCCAATATCTGTAGGTGGATATGCTAATGCAACTCCTTTACAAGTATCCACTGCTTACAG ATGTGCTGTCGTCCTACGTGATCTGGTCATGCCTTACCTCCTTCGACGAATGAAGGCTGATGTAGATGCTCAGCTTCCAAAGAAGACCGAGCATGTCCTCTTCTGCAGCCTTACTCCAGAGCAGCGATCTATATACCGTGCATTTCTTGCTAGTTCTGAAGTTGAGGAAATTTTTGACGGAAGCAGAAACTCTCTATACGGAATTGATGTGATGCGTAAAATTTGCAACCATCCCGACCTTCTTGAGAGAGAACATTGTCACACGAATCCAGATTATGGGAATCCCAAGCGCAGTGCAAAAATGAAAGTCGTTGCTCAAGTGCTTAAACTGTGGAAGGAGCAGGGACACCGTGTTCTTCTTTTTGCACAAACTCAACAGATACTTGATATTCTTGAGAATTTTTTGGCGGCTGATGGCTACAATTACAGGAGAATGGATGGTCTTACTCCTGTACAACAAAGAATGACTTTGATTGATGAGTTTAACAATTCGGACGATGTTTTCATTTTTATCTTGACAACCAAGGTTGGTGGTCTAGGAACAAATTTAACTGGTGCCAACAGGGTGATTATTTTTGACCCTGACTGGAATCCATCAACTGATATGCAG GCTCGGGAGCGCGCTTGGCGTATTGGTCAAAAGAAGGATGTAACAGTTTATAGACTAATAACCCGTGGAACGATTGAAGAGAAGGTGTATCACCGGCAGATCTACAAACATTTCCTGACCAATAAGATATTACAGAATCCTCAGCAGAGAAGATTCTTCAAGTCTCGCGATATGAAGGATCTTTTCACATTGAATGATGATGAAGAGCGTGATTCCACTGAAACGTCCACCATTTTCAGTCAGGTAGCAGAAGAAATAAATGCCATTGGGGCTGAGAATCAAAAGCTCGATAAATCCAAGCTCAtagaactaaaatcaaataccgaCTGTTCGCCAGTTGACAGAGGTCACAATTCAGCGAGCGATGGAATGGGAGAAGGGAGTGGTGATCACAACCGTAGGAAGACAGATGATGAAACGAGTATTTTGATGAGCCTCTTCGATGCTCATGGTATTCAC AGTGCCGTCAACCATGACGCAATAATGAATGCCCACGACGAAGAGAAGATAAAACTCGAGGCACATGCTGCTCAAGTTGCGCGAAGAGCCTCAGAAGCTCTACGACAGTCCAGAATACTACGTAGCCTGGATAGCATAACTGTTCCAACTTGGACCGGCAAATCAGGTTCAGCTGGCGCTCCATTGTCTTCGAAAGGAAAATTTGGCTCTACTGTTAATTCCCGATTAGTGAGTGCCTCAAAGGCGACAGAAGAAGCCTCTAATACAGAATCAAGCAGGCTAAATGGATTTGTTGCTGGAGCATTGTCTGGAAAAGCATTGTCATCGGTAGAGTTGTTAGAGAAGATTAAAGGAAACCGAGAACAAGCCATCAATGACGGAATCAAACATCAAATTAGGTTGGCTTCATCGACAACGCGAAGAGAACAATCTTCAAGTAATGGGACTTCTAGATCATCAAACAGCTTGATTGTACAGCCAGAAGTTTTGATACGTCAAATATGTACCTTTATTCAGCAAAAAGGTGGGAGGATAGATTCAGCCAGCATTGTGGATCAATTCAAACTCAGGATACCTTCTAAAGATCTGCCACTGTTCAAGAATCTTTTAAAGGAAATAGCTATTTTGGAGAAAAACCCTAATGGATCTAATTGGGTTCTGAAACCAGAGTACCAAGATCAATGA